TAACAACTCAGACCGCTGCCCGATTCAGTTCTTGCGTCTAGTGGCGCGAATCAATTTTCAAAGAGCAAAGCCAGAACGCAAAAATTTTCAAAAAAACTCTTGACTTTGGTTAGGAAATCTTTAGGCGTCGGGCTTCCGACAAAAGTTGAACGCCTGAAGGCGACACTACAAACGTTTATTTTCATCATTATCGGGTGTCGATCCCGGCATGGACAATTCCTCTGAAAATAAGTTTGTAGTTTCGCCTTTAGGCGTCGGGCTTCCGACAAAAGTTGAACGCCTGAAGGCGACACTACAAACGTTTATTTTCATCATTATCGGGTGTCGTGATCGACATGGGCAATTACCTCGAAAATAGACCGGAGTGCAATGCTTTAACATTGCAAAATTGAAGTTTTGCACTCCGAATTCAGTTGGTTAAATTCATACAAATTTTTGTAGTCGTTCGTCGCTTCGCCTTTTGGCGAGAGACGTTTGGCATTGGCACAAAAGTTTGCGCCTGGCGGTAGTCTCTTTTCATGCCAACGCCTGACGCCTGAAGGTGAAACTACAAACGCGCCTTTTGGCGAGAGACGTTTGGCATTGGCACAAAAGTTTGCGCCTGAAGGAAGTCTCTTTTCATGCCAACGCCTGACGCCTGAAGGCGAAACTACAAACGCGCCTTTTGACGAGAGACGTTTGGCATTGGCACAAAAGTTTGCGCCTGAAGGAAGTCTCTCTTTATTCCAACGCCCGACGCCTGAAGGCGAAACTACAAACGCGTCTTTTGGCGAGAGACGTTTGGCATTGGCACAAAAGTTTGCGCCTGGCGGTAGTCTCTTTTCAAGCCAACGCCCGACGCCTGAAGGCGAAACTACAAACGCGTCTTTTGGCGAGAGACGTGTGGCATTGGCAGAAAAGTTTGCACCAGGCGGAAGTCTCTATTCATGCCAATGCTTGACGCCTGAAGGCGAAACTACAAACGTTACCGACTAAAACCCCAACGTACCTCGTCAAGATTTTGCAGCCGGCGCACCAGCAAATCCAAAATCAAGCCGATCAGGCCGATGAGCACCATGCCGGCGACGACGAGATCATAACGCATGCCGGCGTTGCGCGCGTCGATGATGAGATAGCCGAGGCCGGAGTTGACGGCGATCATCTCCGCGGCGACGACGACAAGCCAGGCCACACCCAACGCCAAACGCACGCCGGTAATGATTTGCGGCAGCGCCGCCGGGAAGACGATTTTCTTGAACAGCTCCAAACCTTTGACGCCGAAGTTGCGCGCCGCCCGCAAATACACAAGCTGAATATTTTGCACCGCCGCGATCGCCGCGGTGACGATCGGGAACAAGCTCGCCAAAAAGATCAGAAAGATCGGCGCCATGTCGCTCACGCCGAACCACAGAATCGCCACCGGAATCCATGCGATCGGCGAGATCGGTCGCAGCACTTGGATGGCCGGATTGAACGCATGAAACGCGCGGCCGAACCAGCCAAGAATGAGGCCGAACGGGATGCCGATGAGCAACGCCAGCATGAAACCAGTGGAAACACGAAACAGCGAGGCGATGATGTATTTGACCAATACACCGGTGCGAAGCAGTTCGACAATGCCGGCCACGACTTGACCCGGCGTCGGAAAAATATCGCTGCTGGAAAACTTGACGGCAAAATGCCATGTCGTCACAAAAATCATGGCAACAAGCAGCGGCAACAAAAGCGGCTCAAAACGGGATTTCACTGTATTTCTCCTTCCCTCTGCACAGTATCGGGTTCCCAAACATAAGACAACGCGCCGGCAGTTTTTTCCGAAAAGCGTGGATCGGCGTATTCTTCAAACGCAATCGGACCCGTCAAAATGCCGCCCGCCAGCGCCAACTCGGCAATATACTCGAACTCCTGCTTCGCGAGCAGCAGATTGCCATAGGTGACGCGATCCGGCGGCTTGCTGAGCACGAAACGCAGCAGCCGGGGGTTTTGGTTGTAATAGTGCTTGGCTACGGCGTCCGCGGCGCTCATGCGATGATCCATGCCGTCTTCCAGCCACTTGCCGCTTTTGGCAATGCCATCCACCATTTGTTGAATCCATTGTGGGTGGTTTTTGATCTCATCTTCATGAACCGCCAAAACGCAGGAGATAAAATTAGGCCACAGTTCCTTGGCTTGATAAAGCACGCGGCCGTAGCCGTCCATCTCGGTCTGCGCCATGAATGGCTCGCCGGAGGTGATGAGATCAACCGCTTTGGCGTACAAGGCGGCCGGCATATCGGGCGGCGGCATTTCGACAATCTCAACGTCTTTGATGCTCATGCCGCGATCGCGCAACGCTTTGAAAATAATCAAGAATTGATTGGAAAAACGATTGGGCACGGCAAGGCGTTTTCCTTTCAAATCTTTAAAATCGTAAATGCCGGAATCTTTGTGTACCATCAACGCGGTGCCGTCACGATGCCCAAGATAAACAATCCTGATCGGAATGCCTTGCTGCCGCAGTTTCATCGCCAACGGCGCAAGAATAAAAGTTGCTTTGGTATGGCCGGAGATGAACGCTTCTTTCAATTCCGGCCAGCCGCTGAACCGCACGGGTTCATAAAAACCGCGGCCAACCATATTGGTGTTGATCCAATCGGTGACCGGGCAGGTGAGGTGTCAGGTGACCGGCAGAAAGCCGACGCGGAATTTTTTCTCCTCTGCCGCTTGCTTGCCGCCGAGGCCGATATTTTCAAAGCCGACGTTTTGCCAGACGTGCAAAACGCCGAGCGCGACGACCACACCGACAACGATTAAAACTGTTTTTGTTCCTTTTGACATGGACCTGCCTCCGCGTTTGTGATGAATGCTAAAATAAACGCTCGTCTTCGCGCCGACAGACGCCTGTTGATTGGAAACATCCGGCTCCTAAAGGAGCTACGACAAACGAGAGCGGTTGCTACAAACGCTGCCGCGTTGCCAAAAGCCGGCGCATGCCTTTGACGCCTTCCAGCTCCTGGGCATAGTCGCCATAGATGCGGCCGGCAAAGCAGTCGATAATGTCGAGCTTATAGCGATGATGCACGAAAATCAAAAAGGCCAGCGGGAAATCCCAGAAGCAATCGACCAAATCCTGAACCACATCCTGGCCTTGATCGGCCATCTGCTCGAAAGCGGCAAAGGGGTTGACGGCGTCGCGATTTTTGCCGGCGAAATAGGCGGCCACGGCATCCGAGGCAAACTCTGCTTCCTTCATCGCAAAATAAAGCCCGAACGAAAAAATCGGATCGATGAACCGGTGCGCGTCGCCGACGCAAAGAAAACCCTTGCCGGTGAAATTTTTGACGTGATACGAGTAATTCGATATCGACCGCACCTCTTCGGTGAAATTCAAATCGGTCATGCGCTTCGCCATTTCCGGATTGAGATGGAGCAGCTCCTGCCGCAGAAAATCCGGCTTGGAAAGTTTTTGCGCTTTGAAATAATCCGAGGGCACCACCACGCCGACGCTGACTACTTCGTCATCGAGGGGAATGAACCACGCCCAATGATGCTTCTTTTGATAAAAGATCAGCGTGTTGCCGGCGGCCTCGCCGGGGTCGCGAATCGCGCCAACGACTTGCGAAAAGATCGCCACTTGCTTGTCATAAGGGCCGCGTTCCTTGGGGCTGGTCACGCCGCGGTTGGCCAGGAAGGTGGCCTGGCCCGAGGCATCGATCACCACTTCGGCGTTGAGATTTTCGACCTTGCCGAGCGGCGTGCGAAAGCTGACGCCGGTGACGCGATCATCTTCCTGCAACGGGGCCACGGCTTCACAAGGCAAAAACTCAGCGCCGCGGGCGATGGCGGTGTCGAGCAACATCTGATCAAACGTGCTGCGCCGCACCTGCCAGGTCGATAAAGGCTGAAATTCGGTTTTGGAGAGGCGCTGGGCCACCGGCACCCAAAAAGAATTTTTGCCGCCGGCGCCATAAACCGTCACGCCATATTTAATCGGATTGCGCGCCGCCGTCATCCACGGCTCCAGATCGAGGCGGCGCAAACAGAGGCCGCACTCGCCGGTGAGCGACTCGCCGATGTGATAACGCGGAAATTTCTCCTTTTCCAAAATCACCGGCTTCAAACCGGCTTGCAACAAGTACAAGGCGCTGGCGGCGCCGCCCGGGCCGGCGCCAATAATGGCGACGTCATATTTTTTTCCACTGGGCATTTAAGTTTCCTCTCATGAATGTGGTTCGTAGTGACGCCTTTGGGCGTTTAAGCTTGAAATTCTGAGACGTGCTCTGTTTAGCGGCTGGCGCCTCAAGGCGCGACTACAAACAATTTCAAAACACGATCTCTTCCAGCTTGTGATACTTGTTGGAAGTGACCATGCCGCCATTTTTGTTCCTTGACATCTCCACAAAATTTTCCGAACGCGTCGTCAAGGTCGACACCACGTACATCAGCTCCTGCTCCAGCGAGGTTTCAAATTGCAGCGAGGTGGTGACCATTTTGCTGACGTCGTCGCCATAGCCATAGCGCGGCAGAGCGAGCGCGCGGCTGGCTTCGAGCCGGGTGAGAAACTGACTGGAAAAAATCGCCTGATTCATCGCGGTGCGGTCGGGATTTTTGAACGAGCGATCAATCGCCCATGCCGTCAAATAAGCGGAATACATCGCCAGCACGACGCCGATGGAGAAGATCGGGTCGACGAACGCCGCCGCATCGCCGGTCAGAAAAAAGCCCGGCCCGGCCAATTGCGTCGGGCGATAGGAATAATCACGGATCACATGGAAACTGCCCTCACAGTATTTCGCGTTTTCCAGCAGGCGGTTCAAATAAGGAATGTCGTAGCAGCGGCGCACGAAATAGGCTTCCAGCGCCTCGTCGGAGGATTTAATCGCCTGCATTTGTTCCTGCGGCAGAATCAGGCCGACGCTGGTGCTCTCGCGCTGCGGAATGTGCCAGAGCCAGCCCCAGCCATCGACGTTGGAAACGAACGTGGTCGGCGGAATTTGGCGAAGATGTTTGAAATCGTACGCCCGGCCGTCCGCGGCCATGTATTTGGAGTTGTCGAAATATCCCCAAATGCTCATGAAGCGAAAGCCTTCGTCAATCACGCGAATGCCGAGTTGTTTGGCGATCACCGCGTGCTGGCCGCTGGCGTCGACAACGAAGCGGCAGGCGATCTCGTCCGTCGTTTTGTCGCCGTTGCAGCGATACGTCACGCTGACGTTTTCGCCGTGATCCAAATTCGCGCGGTTGACGGCGACTTCTTCAAAGACGGTGGCGCCCTGCGACTTCGCGTGCTCCAGCAGAATGTAATCGAAACGATCGCGCTCCACGTGCAAAGCCGGGCGCGCATAGCCGAAATCCTTGAATTGCATCTGGCGAATCACCCCGTTCCAAATCACCGTGCCGCCGGCCTTCTGGATAAAGCCTTCGGCGTCAATCTTGTCCGCGGCCTTGATATGCTCGCAATACTTCCAAAAATGGGGAATGAGGCTCTCGCCGACAGTGTAGCGCGGATGCTTCGCCTTGTCGAAGAGAACCACCTCGTAACCCAACTGGCTCAGCATGGTGGCCACGGTGCTGCCGGCCGGGCCGCCGCCGATGACGACGACGTCAGTTTGTTTGGGGATATTCATGATCAAATACCTCCACCCCGAAATAAATTTCGGGGCTAATAGGTGAAAGGACGCTCAAGCGTCCTGACTTTGTTGCTTCCATAGGCAATAATTGAAATTATTGGACAGAACAGATCAAGCCATTGCGGCCGCGCCGTTCTTTTGCATCACCAAATCCGTCAGCGTCCGCAGCGAGCGAAAATTCTCCGGCGTAATCTCCTCGTCGTTGACGTGAATGCCAAATTTTTCTTCCATGAAATTGACCACCTGCAAAATCCCCATGGAATCGACGATGCCCTGATTGAGCAAATCGTCATCGGGATCGAGCGACTTGTTGTTTTGTTCATACATGAATTGCGCAACAATGAACTCGCGCAGTTGCTCTTGAACGCTCATGGCGAATCTCCTTATTTATTTATTCTAGCTCACAGAAATGGAGCTCTCACAGAAATTTAAAAAACACGCTAAGGTTCATAGATGCCAAACAATTGAAGATTTGTCGTGCTCCAATAAGCAACAAGGCTGTGGTGCAAATTCAGACGTTTGAGATATCAACGCGTGCGAAGCAAGTCGTATGCTCTCGGTTCATCCTTCCCCGCAAGCACGCCAAGAAGAATTGACTCTTTTATCAACCAATGATCAATCTCGAACGGGTTGAGTTGTATATTCTCAAAATTGAAATTGATGTGAACCTTATCATTGCAAGCAATCTGGTTCTGCTTCAGCTCGATACCCACCGCAGTCTTATAGATTTGGCTATGGTATCCGGCGCCTAACTCTCTGTCAACATTGCTTATCGCGGCAATGATGGCATCAACAATTGATTGCTTGGAAGAATCTTTCCAGAAGCCTTGATCCCAGCTCTCCGTATCTTTTTCTCGCCGGTTGTCAAAAATTACCCGCTTGGCAAAGGCTTTGTGCAATCCAAAATTAATTAATAGGCCCAGCCTTAAACTTGTTAGTTTCAAGTAAGTAATGATTTGAGCATAATTCTCCGGCATGAAATCAGTTTGAATCTCCTTCAATTCGACGACGATCTTGTCTTCAACGATTTCATCAATTTCAAAATCAGCTATTCGCTTGGATTGGTAATTTAAATGAGCAGGCACTTTGTATTGAGTTTTAAAGCCTTTCTTCATCAACCTGTCATGAAAAAACTTATGGTAGACGGCCTCGCTAAAACCGACGCCAACGGTTTTAAAAGTGTCAAAGGCACATCCAATCACTTCGTAACTAAGCTCCTTATGGAGGAATTCGTTCTCCTCAGCCATCGCACCGCCTCACACTTATTGAGGAAAAATGAAAAGCTTTATGAACTAATTCTGTGAGAGTTCCTTTTCTGTGAGCCAATCATTTTGCCTTTATTCATTGCGGTTGTCCTTCCGCCATCAACAATTTCTTGTCGGTTTTGCCGGTCGAGGTTTTCGGCAGCGTCTGGCGAATTTCGACCATTTCCGGAATCATGTATTTCGGCACGTGCTTCGAGCAATGGCGCTTCAGGTCGATCACGCTCAGCTCGCGCCCGTTGCGGGGCACCACAAAGGCTTTCAAAAAAGTCGTTTGCTCGGCATTTTGCAGCGCCACCACCGCGGCTTCTTCCACCTCCGGGTGGCTGAGCAGCGCGGTTTCAATCTCGCCCAGCTCGATGCGATAACCCTGCACTTTGACTTGATGATCGCGGCGGCCGAGATAAAGATAATTGCCCTCGGCGTCGAGCTTCACCAAATCGCCGGTGCGATAAACGCGATCGTCATAATGCGGCTGCAGCGGATTGCGCAAAAAAAGTTTCCCGGTTTTTGCCGGATCGCCCCAATAACCCTGCGCCACACCGGCGCCGCGGCCATACAGCTCGCCTTCCACACCGGCGTCAACGACTAATCGGCCTTCATCATCGAGCGCAAAAACTTCCATGTTGGCGCAGGCTTTGCCAATGGGAACCGGCGCGTTTTGATCCGGCGCCAGCGACTTGACTTGATAGCAGGTGATCACATTGGTCTCGGTCGGGCCGTACCAATTGAAATAATCCGCCTGCGGAA
The nucleotide sequence above comes from candidate division KSB1 bacterium. Encoded proteins:
- a CDS encoding ABC transporter permease is translated as MKSRFEPLLLPLLVAMIFVTTWHFAVKFSSSDIFPTPGQVVAGIVELLRTGVLVKYIIASLFRVSTGFMLALLIGIPFGLILGWFGRAFHAFNPAIQVLRPISPIAWIPVAILWFGVSDMAPIFLIFLASLFPIVTAAIAAVQNIQLVYLRAARNFGVKGLELFKKIVFPAALPQIITGVRLALGVAWLVVVAAEMIAVNSGLGYLIIDARNAGMRYDLVVAGMVLIGLIGLILDLLVRRLQNLDEVRWGFSR
- a CDS encoding ABC transporter substrate-binding protein — its product is MVGRGFYEPVRFSGWPELKEAFISGHTKATFILAPLAMKLRQQGIPIRIVYLGHRDGTALMVHKDSGIYDFKDLKGKRLAVPNRFSNQFLIIFKALRDRGMSIKDVEIVEMPPPDMPAALYAKAVDLITSGEPFMAQTEMDGYGRVLYQAKELWPNFISCVLAVHEDEIKNHPQWIQQMVDGIAKSGKWLEDGMDHRMSAADAVAKHYYNQNPRLLRFVLSKPPDRVTYGNLLLAKQEFEYIAELALAGGILTGPIAFEEYADPRFSEKTAGALSYVWEPDTVQREGEIQ
- a CDS encoding tryptophan 7-halogenase — translated: MPSGKKYDVAIIGAGPGGAASALYLLQAGLKPVILEKEKFPRYHIGESLTGECGLCLRRLDLEPWMTAARNPIKYGVTVYGAGGKNSFWVPVAQRLSKTEFQPLSTWQVRRSTFDQMLLDTAIARGAEFLPCEAVAPLQEDDRVTGVSFRTPLGKVENLNAEVVIDASGQATFLANRGVTSPKERGPYDKQVAIFSQVVGAIRDPGEAAGNTLIFYQKKHHWAWFIPLDDEVVSVGVVVPSDYFKAQKLSKPDFLRQELLHLNPEMAKRMTDLNFTEEVRSISNYSYHVKNFTGKGFLCVGDAHRFIDPIFSFGLYFAMKEAEFASDAVAAYFAGKNRDAVNPFAAFEQMADQGQDVVQDLVDCFWDFPLAFLIFVHHRYKLDIIDCFAGRIYGDYAQELEGVKGMRRLLATRQRL
- a CDS encoding tryptophan 7-halogenase; this encodes MNIPKQTDVVVIGGGPAGSTVATMLSQLGYEVVLFDKAKHPRYTVGESLIPHFWKYCEHIKAADKIDAEGFIQKAGGTVIWNGVIRQMQFKDFGYARPALHVERDRFDYILLEHAKSQGATVFEEVAVNRANLDHGENVSVTYRCNGDKTTDEIACRFVVDASGQHAVIAKQLGIRVIDEGFRFMSIWGYFDNSKYMAADGRAYDFKHLRQIPPTTFVSNVDGWGWLWHIPQRESTSVGLILPQEQMQAIKSSDEALEAYFVRRCYDIPYLNRLLENAKYCEGSFHVIRDYSYRPTQLAGPGFFLTGDAAAFVDPIFSIGVVLAMYSAYLTAWAIDRSFKNPDRTAMNQAIFSSQFLTRLEASRALALPRYGYGDDVSKMVTTSLQFETSLEQELMYVVSTLTTRSENFVEMSRNKNGGMVTSNKYHKLEEIVF
- a CDS encoding acyl carrier protein, producing the protein MSVQEQLREFIVAQFMYEQNNKSLDPDDDLLNQGIVDSMGILQVVNFMEEKFGIHVNDEEITPENFRSLRTLTDLVMQKNGAAAMA
- a CDS encoding GxxExxY protein — encoded protein: MAEENEFLHKELSYEVIGCAFDTFKTVGVGFSEAVYHKFFHDRLMKKGFKTQYKVPAHLNYQSKRIADFEIDEIVEDKIVVELKEIQTDFMPENYAQIITYLKLTSLRLGLLINFGLHKAFAKRVIFDNRREKDTESWDQGFWKDSSKQSIVDAIIAAISNVDRELGAGYHSQIYKTAVGIELKQNQIACNDKVHINFNFENIQLNPFEIDHWLIKESILLGVLAGKDEPRAYDLLRTR